The proteins below come from a single Thermopolyspora flexuosa genomic window:
- the mmsB gene encoding multiple monosaccharide ABC transporter permease yields MTSISSPDAAVGGTEPRAPEPRRPARTLRLPINLRQSGIYVAFAAIVAFFAVITDGALLQPQNISNIIVQNSYILILAIGMILIIIAGHIDLSVGSVVAVTGAIAAVLMVNHDVPWPLALLITLVAGGLIGAWQGYWVAYFGIPAFIVTLAGMLLFRALTLTVLGNQGIGPFPDEVRTLANGFTDGYLGNVGLGPLGGADLVSLLVGAAVIAGLVVAQWRARTGRLRYRQQVEPLPLFLLRLAAYAAVIAFVVVQLARFRNLPWVLILLFALVLGYSLFTNRAVAGRQIYAIGGNLQAAVLSGVKVKSIVFWLFVNMGVLSALAGIIFAGRLNQAGPTAGNAFELDAIAAAFIGGAAVQGGVGKVVGAVTGGLIMGVINNGMSLIGAPSERVMLVKGAVLLAAVAFDVWTKRRAATAVR; encoded by the coding sequence ATGACCAGCATCTCCTCCCCCGACGCCGCGGTCGGCGGCACCGAGCCGCGCGCCCCGGAGCCCCGGCGCCCGGCCCGCACCCTGCGGCTGCCGATCAACCTGCGGCAGAGCGGCATCTACGTGGCGTTCGCGGCGATCGTCGCGTTCTTCGCGGTGATCACCGACGGGGCGCTGCTGCAGCCGCAGAACATCTCCAACATCATCGTGCAGAACAGCTACATCCTGATCCTCGCGATCGGGATGATCCTGATCATCATCGCGGGGCACATCGACCTGTCGGTCGGGTCGGTGGTCGCGGTCACCGGGGCGATCGCGGCCGTGCTCATGGTGAACCACGACGTGCCGTGGCCGCTCGCCCTGCTCATCACCCTGGTCGCGGGCGGGCTGATCGGGGCGTGGCAGGGGTACTGGGTCGCCTACTTCGGCATCCCGGCGTTCATCGTCACCCTCGCCGGCATGCTGCTGTTCCGCGCGCTCACCCTCACCGTGCTCGGCAACCAGGGCATCGGGCCGTTCCCGGACGAGGTGCGCACCCTCGCCAACGGGTTCACCGACGGCTACCTCGGCAACGTCGGGCTCGGGCCGCTGGGCGGCGCCGACCTGGTGAGCCTGCTCGTCGGCGCGGCGGTGATCGCCGGGCTGGTGGTGGCCCAGTGGCGGGCCCGCACCGGGCGGCTGCGCTACCGGCAGCAGGTGGAGCCGCTGCCGCTGTTCCTGCTGCGGCTCGCCGCCTACGCGGCGGTGATCGCGTTCGTGGTGGTGCAGCTCGCCCGGTTCCGCAACCTGCCGTGGGTGCTCATCCTGCTCTTCGCGCTCGTGCTCGGCTACTCGCTGTTCACCAACCGCGCCGTGGCAGGCCGGCAGATCTACGCGATCGGCGGCAACCTGCAGGCGGCGGTGCTCTCCGGCGTGAAGGTCAAGTCGATCGTGTTCTGGCTGTTCGTGAACATGGGCGTGCTGTCCGCGCTCGCCGGGATCATCTTCGCCGGGCGGCTCAACCAGGCCGGGCCGACCGCGGGCAACGCCTTCGAGCTGGACGCGATCGCGGCGGCGTTCATCGGCGGCGCGGCCGTCCAGGGCGGGGTCGGCAAGGTGGTCGGCGCGGTCACCGGCGGCCTCATCATGGGCGTGATCAACAACGGCATGTCGCTGATCGGCGCGCCCAGCGAGCGGGTGATGCTGGTCAAGGGCGCGGTCCTGCTCGCCGCGGTCGCCTTCGACGTGTGGACCAAGCGCCGCGCCGCCACGGCCGTACGCTGA
- a CDS encoding histone-like nucleoid-structuring protein Lsr2, with the protein MALKTVITLTDDLDGSPADETVKFALDGISYEIDLHKSNAEKLRNALKPFREAARRAPAPGSKRGKSSRASSGDRQRSAKIRAWAKQHGLPVSERGRISTHLAKAYEANDPSLVTGAKTSGKS; encoded by the coding sequence ATGGCGCTCAAGACGGTGATCACTCTCACCGACGATCTCGACGGTTCGCCTGCCGACGAGACGGTCAAGTTCGCTCTGGACGGCATCTCCTACGAGATCGACCTGCACAAGTCCAACGCCGAGAAGCTGCGCAACGCGCTGAAGCCCTTCAGGGAGGCCGCGCGCCGGGCGCCCGCGCCCGGGTCGAAGCGGGGCAAGAGCTCGCGCGCGAGCAGCGGCGACCGCCAGCGCTCCGCGAAGATCCGCGCCTGGGCGAAGCAGCACGGCCTGCCGGTGAGCGAGCGTGGCCGTATCTCCACGCACCTCGCCAAGGCCTACGAGGCCAACGACCCGAGCCTCGTGACCGGCGCGAAGACGTCGGGCAAGTCCTGA
- the mmsA gene encoding multiple monosaccharide ABC transporter ATP-binding protein has translation MTDHILRMRGITKSFPGVQALRDVNLSVRRGEIHAICGENGAGKSTLMKVLSGVYPYGSYTGEIFFDGEECRFSGIRDSERRGIVIIHQELALCPQLSIAENIFLGNERATRGLIDWNRTNHEAGLLLERVGLRENPVTPVSELGVGKQQLVEIAKALAKRVRLLILDEPTAALNDEDSAHLLDLLRGLREDGITCVIISHKLNEVIAIADSITILRDGQVIETLDTARDEVTEDRIIAGMVGRDLTHRFPPRASRPRPGAGAEALRIEDWTVHDPTRGRPVLSGVNLTLRRGEIVGLAGLMGAGRTELAMSVFGRAYGTRISGRLYKDGRPIEVRTVRDAIRHGIAYATEDRKRYGLNLIEDIKRNVSAAALGKLARRGWVDDNEEYRVADDFRRDLNIKAPNVLAVTGQLSGGNQQKVVLAKWIFTDADVLILDEPTRGIDVGAKYEIYTIINRLADEGKAILVISSELPELLGLCDRIYALSAGRITGEVTREEATQERLMQFMTATTSSGT, from the coding sequence ATGACCGACCACATCCTGCGCATGCGCGGGATCACCAAGTCCTTTCCCGGGGTCCAGGCGCTGCGCGACGTCAACCTCTCGGTACGGCGCGGCGAGATCCACGCCATCTGCGGGGAGAACGGCGCGGGCAAGTCCACGCTGATGAAGGTGCTGTCCGGGGTGTACCCGTACGGCTCCTACACCGGGGAGATCTTCTTCGACGGCGAGGAGTGCCGGTTCTCCGGCATCCGGGACAGCGAGCGGCGCGGGATCGTGATCATCCACCAGGAGCTCGCGCTCTGCCCGCAGCTGTCGATCGCGGAGAACATCTTCCTCGGCAACGAGCGGGCGACGCGCGGGCTGATCGACTGGAACCGCACCAACCACGAGGCCGGCCTGCTCCTGGAGCGGGTCGGCCTCCGCGAGAACCCGGTCACCCCGGTGTCCGAGCTCGGCGTCGGCAAGCAGCAGCTCGTGGAGATCGCCAAGGCGCTCGCCAAGCGGGTGCGGCTGCTCATCCTCGACGAGCCGACCGCCGCGCTCAACGACGAGGACTCGGCCCACCTGCTCGACCTGCTGCGCGGGCTGCGCGAGGACGGCATCACCTGCGTGATCATCTCGCACAAGCTCAACGAGGTGATCGCGATCGCCGACTCGATCACCATCCTGCGCGACGGGCAGGTGATCGAGACCCTCGACACCGCCCGGGACGAGGTGACCGAGGACCGCATCATCGCCGGCATGGTCGGCCGCGACCTCACCCACCGGTTCCCGCCGCGCGCCTCCCGGCCCCGGCCCGGCGCCGGGGCCGAGGCGCTGCGCATCGAGGACTGGACGGTGCACGACCCCACCCGCGGGCGCCCGGTGCTCTCCGGCGTCAACCTCACGCTGCGCCGGGGCGAGATCGTCGGGCTCGCCGGGCTCATGGGGGCGGGCCGTACCGAGCTGGCGATGAGCGTGTTCGGCCGGGCATACGGCACGCGCATCAGCGGGCGGCTGTACAAGGACGGGCGGCCGATCGAGGTGCGCACGGTGCGCGACGCGATCCGGCACGGCATCGCGTACGCCACCGAGGACCGCAAGCGGTACGGCCTCAACCTCATCGAGGACATCAAGCGGAACGTCTCGGCCGCCGCGCTCGGCAAGCTCGCCCGGCGCGGCTGGGTCGACGACAACGAGGAGTACCGGGTCGCCGACGACTTCCGGCGCGACCTCAACATCAAGGCGCCGAACGTGCTCGCGGTCACCGGGCAGCTCAGCGGCGGCAACCAGCAGAAGGTGGTGCTCGCCAAGTGGATCTTCACGGACGCCGACGTGCTCATCCTCGACGAGCCGACCCGCGGCATCGACGTCGGCGCCAAGTACGAGATCTACACGATCATCAACCGGCTCGCCGACGAGGGCAAGGCGATCCTGGTGATCTCCTCGGAGCTGCCGGAGCTGCTCGGCCTGTGCGACCGGATCTACGCGCTGTCCGCCGGACGCATCACCGGCGAGGTGACCCGCGAGGAGGCCACGCAGGAACGGCTCATGCAGTTCATGACGGCCACGACATCGAGCGGTACGTGA
- a CDS encoding LacI family DNA-binding transcriptional regulator, translated as MAVRRGDRPRSRPAVLGDVAALAGVSAMTVSRVLNDPERVRAETRARVLAAVRELDYRPNLAARQLVTGRSGVLGVVSIDTTLYGPASTLYGIEQAARGRGYSVSIASLEALNRASLEDGVRRLRSQAVDGIVIVAPHESAAEGLRNLPEGLPVVAVDAGADLPVPVVMVDQRLGAARATRHLLSLGHETVWHIAGPVDWTDASGRIEGWRAALEAEGRPVPEVLRGDWSPRSGYLLGRRLAADPEVTAIFVGNDQMALGVLRALREAGRRIPEDVSVVGFDDVPESAYYWPPLTTVRQDFGEVGREAFQLLLDRMSGAEAAARRLVEPELIVRDSTGPAPSGAARRGRS; from the coding sequence ATGGCGGTGAGGCGGGGCGACAGGCCGCGCTCCAGGCCGGCCGTGCTCGGCGACGTGGCCGCGCTCGCCGGTGTCTCGGCGATGACGGTGTCCCGGGTGCTCAACGATCCGGAGCGGGTACGGGCCGAGACCCGGGCGCGGGTGCTCGCGGCGGTGCGCGAGCTCGACTACCGCCCCAACCTCGCCGCCCGGCAGCTGGTCACCGGCCGGTCCGGCGTGCTCGGCGTGGTGAGCATCGACACCACCCTGTACGGCCCGGCGTCCACGCTCTACGGCATCGAGCAGGCCGCGCGCGGCCGCGGCTACTCGGTGAGCATCGCGAGCCTCGAGGCGCTCAACCGCGCGTCGCTCGAGGACGGCGTGCGGCGGCTGCGCTCCCAGGCGGTGGACGGCATCGTCATCGTCGCCCCGCACGAGTCGGCCGCCGAGGGCCTGCGCAACCTGCCCGAAGGGCTGCCGGTGGTCGCGGTCGACGCGGGCGCCGACCTGCCGGTGCCCGTGGTCATGGTCGACCAGCGGCTCGGCGCGGCCCGCGCCACCCGGCACCTGCTCAGCCTCGGCCACGAGACCGTGTGGCACATCGCGGGCCCGGTCGACTGGACCGACGCGAGCGGCCGGATCGAGGGCTGGCGCGCCGCGCTCGAGGCCGAGGGCCGCCCGGTGCCCGAGGTGCTGCGCGGCGACTGGAGCCCGCGCTCCGGCTACCTGCTGGGTCGGCGGCTCGCCGCCGACCCGGAGGTGACCGCGATCTTCGTGGGGAACGACCAGATGGCGCTCGGCGTGCTGCGCGCGCTGCGCGAGGCCGGGCGGCGCATCCCCGAGGACGTGAGCGTGGTCGGCTTCGACGACGTGCCCGAGTCCGCCTACTACTGGCCGCCGCTCACCACGGTGCGCCAGGACTTCGGCGAGGTCGGCCGGGAGGCGTTCCAGCTGCTGCTCGACCGCATGTCCGGCGCCGAGGCGGCGGCCCGCCGCCTGGTCGAGCCGGAGCTGATCGTCCGGGACAGCACGGGCCCGGCCCCGTCCGGCGCGGCCCGGCGCGGGCGGTCCTGA
- a CDS encoding nicotinate phosphoribosyltransferase, with product MPGGLLTDLYELNMAASYLRHGRNRTAVFSLFVRHMPKDRGFLVAAGLADCLEFLERFSLEEADLAYLAETQGYGPDVLEALGRLRFTGDVWAVPEGHVVFAGEPLLEVTAPIAEAQLVETVLLNHITFQTSVATKAARCVLAAGPARLVDFAFRRTQGIEAALAVARASAIAGFAATSNVEAARRYGLTAAGTMAHSFIEAFPDEEEAFTTFAADFPGRTTFLVDTYDTLGGVRAAIAVARRLRLPGPIAVRLDSGDLAELSRATRRLLDEHGFTDAQIFASGGLDEYAIADLVAAGAPIDAFGVGTKVGVSADAPYLDSAYKLVVYAGRPVMKLSAGKVTAPGAKQIFRGEHDDLVGLRDEPAPPGRRLLLRPVMLSGRRVAPPEPLSVPRERCAADLARLPPEARALRGPTPPPVRETPRLAALAERVRREVCRAAGITTRATRR from the coding sequence ATGCCCGGCGGGCTCCTGACCGACCTGTACGAGCTCAACATGGCGGCCTCCTACCTGCGGCACGGCCGCAACCGGACGGCCGTGTTCAGCCTGTTCGTGCGCCACATGCCGAAGGACCGCGGGTTCCTGGTGGCGGCCGGGCTCGCCGACTGCCTGGAGTTCCTGGAGAGGTTCTCCCTGGAGGAGGCCGACCTCGCCTATCTGGCCGAGACGCAGGGCTACGGGCCGGACGTGCTCGAGGCGCTGGGCCGCCTCCGGTTCACCGGGGACGTGTGGGCGGTGCCGGAGGGGCACGTGGTGTTCGCCGGGGAGCCGCTGCTCGAGGTGACCGCGCCGATCGCCGAGGCGCAGCTGGTGGAGACCGTGCTGCTCAACCACATCACGTTCCAGACCTCGGTGGCGACGAAGGCGGCCCGCTGCGTGCTCGCGGCCGGGCCGGCGCGGCTGGTCGACTTCGCGTTCCGCCGTACCCAGGGGATCGAGGCCGCGCTCGCGGTGGCCCGGGCCTCGGCGATCGCCGGGTTCGCGGCGACGAGCAACGTCGAGGCCGCCCGCCGGTACGGCCTGACCGCGGCGGGCACGATGGCGCACTCGTTCATCGAGGCGTTCCCCGACGAGGAGGAGGCGTTCACCACCTTCGCCGCCGACTTCCCCGGCCGCACGACCTTCCTCGTGGACACCTACGACACGCTCGGCGGGGTGCGGGCGGCGATCGCGGTGGCGCGGCGGCTGCGGCTGCCCGGCCCGATCGCGGTACGGCTCGACTCGGGCGACCTGGCCGAGCTGTCCCGGGCCACCCGGCGGCTGCTCGACGAGCACGGGTTCACCGACGCGCAGATCTTCGCCAGCGGCGGGCTCGACGAGTACGCGATCGCCGACCTGGTCGCGGCGGGCGCGCCGATCGACGCCTTCGGGGTCGGCACCAAGGTGGGGGTGTCGGCGGACGCGCCGTACCTGGACAGCGCCTACAAGCTCGTGGTGTACGCGGGCAGGCCGGTGATGAAGCTGTCGGCGGGCAAGGTGACCGCGCCGGGCGCGAAACAGATCTTCCGTGGCGAGCACGACGACCTGGTCGGCCTGCGGGACGAGCCCGCGCCGCCCGGCCGGCGGCTCCTGCTCCGCCCGGTGATGCTCTCCGGGCGCCGCGTCGCCCCGCCCGAGCCGCTGAGCGTGCCGCGGGAGCGCTGCGCCGCGGACCTCGCGCGGCTGCCGCCCGAGGCGCGGGCCCTGCGGGGGCCGACGCCCCCGCCGGTCCGCGAGACGCCCCGGCTCGCCGCGCTGGCCGAGCGGGTGCGGCGCGAGGTGTGCCGGGCGGCCGGGATCACCACTCGCGCCACTCGTCGGTGA
- a CDS encoding ATP-binding protein, with protein sequence MSAQQRGMAYFNAGRCEICGVELRKRPGTAGRPARFCSGTCRQRARRRRMAAEKVTATHTLTARLPVVGEGTVRHGPAGWPDGRPYPEAAGPRATGTNHTGPIMPVTAAAQTEGDGADALPQAPPTTEPPAPAEPAAEPQAATDPHPDAAPDSGGPAPLWPSHPGGHAAGTTAGETAAAPDPDEPRYPPPADRDRPGYGTPPAAVGLPAPLDVFVGREDEIAELKALLGVARLVTLVGPAGTGKTRLALELAARVATGHPDGVWLVELSGLTDDRRLAHHVAESLGVRPAAGTTAERALLARLRAGRTLLVLDTCEHLVDAAARLAVTLLRACPGLTVLATSRRPLDAPGEHLYPVHGLSLPQPRAPRSRGELLRSDAVRLFVERVRAVSPGFELTRENGDEIAEICARLDGNPLALELAARIARLRPVGHILARLDDRLHLLNQGARTAEPRHRNLRTAIAWSYDLLDPDEQRMFRRLSVLAGWFTADDARRVCGDDLTTDAALHLLGRLESSSLLATEPGRPGGRFRIMESIRLYAQERLAAEGEEDDAHERLAAWLLELAAPVAGDGRLLRSVRELDPLAAAHHTLRHALDRAMRRGDDRRLPLATALACGLWHLGRIGEARRVLGAVLARTEPTSPGRAAALGCAAVLAVLDGDGEQALDLATRALEPAHDPITRARALLALQTVRRCLGDLAEADRLAEDCLALLDEAADPADRAVVLHERARLAVRRGDLDGARALLDRCLAAHADRAARRGRPYGEAEPVPVDWAHTAATVALLEGDIDDAARRWREILDAYRPPGGEASPLVLECVAGLAAVAARTGDALRAVRLAAAAGVLREGPLLRGGTIPREALAEAVTGARAALSAAAASAAIRDGERLGGPDLIGYALGGAWREPGDGDAADPVLTDRERQVALLVAEGLANRQIARRLHVSERTVHTHLERIRAKLGLPSRAHIVRWVLEEGTTD encoded by the coding sequence ATGAGCGCACAACAACGGGGGATGGCGTACTTCAACGCCGGACGCTGCGAGATCTGCGGGGTCGAGCTGCGCAAGCGGCCCGGTACGGCCGGCCGCCCGGCCCGGTTCTGCTCCGGCACCTGCCGCCAGCGGGCGCGGCGACGCCGGATGGCCGCCGAGAAGGTCACCGCCACACACACGCTCACGGCCCGCCTGCCCGTCGTCGGCGAGGGCACGGTACGGCACGGCCCGGCCGGCTGGCCGGACGGCCGGCCGTACCCCGAAGCGGCCGGTCCACGGGCGACCGGCACGAACCACACCGGCCCGATCATGCCCGTGACCGCCGCGGCGCAAACCGAGGGCGACGGCGCCGATGCGCTGCCGCAGGCCCCGCCCACGACGGAACCACCGGCGCCGGCCGAACCGGCCGCCGAACCCCAGGCCGCGACGGACCCGCACCCGGACGCGGCCCCGGACAGCGGCGGGCCCGCCCCGCTGTGGCCCTCGCACCCGGGCGGCCACGCGGCCGGGACCACGGCGGGGGAGACCGCCGCGGCCCCGGACCCGGACGAGCCCCGGTACCCGCCGCCCGCCGACCGGGACCGGCCCGGATACGGCACGCCACCGGCCGCGGTCGGCCTGCCCGCTCCGCTCGACGTGTTCGTCGGCCGCGAGGACGAGATCGCCGAGCTGAAGGCGCTGCTCGGCGTCGCCCGGCTGGTCACCCTCGTGGGCCCGGCCGGGACCGGCAAGACCCGGCTCGCGCTCGAGCTCGCCGCCCGGGTCGCCACCGGCCACCCCGACGGCGTCTGGCTGGTCGAGCTCTCCGGGCTCACCGACGACCGGCGGCTCGCCCACCACGTCGCCGAGAGCCTCGGCGTCCGCCCGGCCGCGGGCACCACCGCCGAGCGGGCCCTGCTGGCACGGCTGCGCGCCGGCCGTACCCTGCTCGTCCTCGACACCTGCGAGCACCTGGTGGACGCCGCCGCCCGCCTGGCGGTGACGCTGCTGCGCGCCTGCCCCGGCCTCACCGTGCTCGCCACGAGCAGGCGGCCGCTGGACGCGCCCGGCGAGCACCTCTACCCGGTGCACGGGCTGTCCCTGCCCCAGCCCCGGGCGCCGCGCAGCCGCGGTGAGCTGCTGCGCTCGGACGCGGTCCGGCTGTTCGTCGAGCGGGTCCGCGCGGTGAGCCCCGGCTTCGAGCTGACCCGGGAGAACGGCGACGAGATCGCGGAGATCTGCGCCCGCCTCGACGGCAACCCGCTCGCGCTCGAGCTCGCCGCCCGGATCGCCCGGCTGCGGCCGGTCGGGCACATCCTCGCCCGGCTCGACGACCGGCTGCACCTGCTCAACCAGGGCGCCCGCACCGCCGAGCCGCGGCACCGCAACCTGCGGACCGCGATCGCGTGGAGCTACGACCTGCTCGACCCGGACGAGCAGCGGATGTTCCGGCGGCTGTCGGTGCTCGCCGGATGGTTCACCGCCGACGACGCCCGGCGGGTGTGCGGCGACGACCTCACCACGGACGCGGCGCTGCACCTGCTCGGCCGGCTGGAGAGCAGCTCGCTGCTGGCGACCGAGCCCGGCCGCCCCGGCGGCAGGTTCCGCATCATGGAGTCGATCCGCCTGTACGCCCAGGAGCGGCTCGCCGCCGAGGGCGAGGAGGACGACGCCCACGAGCGGCTGGCCGCCTGGCTGCTCGAGCTCGCCGCCCCGGTGGCCGGCGACGGACGGCTGCTGCGCTCGGTCCGGGAGCTCGACCCGCTCGCCGCGGCGCACCACACGCTGCGGCACGCGCTCGACCGGGCGATGCGCCGCGGCGACGACCGCCGCCTGCCCCTCGCCACGGCCCTCGCCTGCGGCCTGTGGCACCTGGGGCGGATCGGCGAGGCCAGGCGCGTGCTCGGCGCGGTGCTCGCCCGCACCGAGCCCACCTCGCCCGGGCGTGCGGCCGCCCTCGGCTGCGCGGCCGTGCTCGCCGTACTCGACGGCGACGGCGAGCAGGCGCTCGACCTCGCCACGCGGGCGCTCGAGCCGGCGCACGACCCGATCACGCGCGCCCGGGCGCTGCTCGCCCTGCAGACGGTACGGCGCTGCCTCGGCGACCTCGCGGAGGCCGACCGGCTGGCGGAGGACTGCCTCGCCCTGCTCGACGAGGCGGCCGACCCCGCGGACCGCGCGGTGGTCCTGCACGAGCGTGCCCGGCTCGCGGTACGGCGCGGCGACCTGGACGGCGCGCGCGCCCTGCTCGACCGCTGCCTCGCCGCCCACGCCGATCGCGCCGCCCGCCGCGGCCGCCCGTACGGCGAGGCCGAGCCGGTGCCGGTCGACTGGGCGCACACCGCGGCGACCGTGGCCCTGCTCGAGGGGGACATCGACGACGCGGCCCGGCGCTGGCGGGAGATCCTCGACGCGTACCGTCCTCCGGGCGGCGAGGCGTCGCCGCTCGTCCTGGAGTGCGTCGCCGGGCTCGCCGCCGTGGCCGCCCGGACGGGCGACGCCCTCCGCGCGGTACGGCTCGCCGCGGCCGCGGGCGTGCTCCGCGAGGGGCCCCTGCTGCGCGGCGGCACGATCCCCCGGGAGGCCCTCGCCGAGGCGGTGACCGGGGCCCGCGCGGCGCTCTCGGCCGCCGCCGCGTCCGCGGCGATCCGCGACGGCGAGCGCCTCGGCGGCCCCGACCTGATCGGGTACGCGCTCGGCGGCGCCTGGCGGGAACCGGGCGACGGCGACGCCGCCGATCCGGTCCTCACCGACCGCGAGCGCCAGGTCGCCCTCTTGGTGGCCGAGGGTCTGGCCAACCGCCAGATCGCCCGCCGCCTGCACGTCTCGGAGCGCACCGTGCACACCCATCTGGAGCGCATCCGGGCGAAGCTCGGCCTGCCGTCCCGCGCCCACATCGTGCGCTGGGTGCTGGAGGAGGGCACGACCGACTGA
- a CDS encoding acyltransferase family protein, with translation MSAARAERVRWADTAKGLCILLVVLWHVVAKQYLRLEWPEGLRIPGVWGTLCELLLPLRMPLFFTISGMFALGAVHRPWRISARSRVAKFLYLYVVWLLIHTALLSLAPDFPTDRATSPLGLLEQLTITPSNLWYLYALALYFVIAKVTWRLPRFVVLGAAFALSVAAASELVPVPGNRAGLLQNLVFFLLGLYFRQYVERLAEGVNWPRFALATGVYGGLLVVMVVTGTQDVPGVWPVVCVAAAAFGVTGSAMLARWDRIATPLIGIGRRTLPIYVIHMPLLALLDLALARPLSALAATPFGLPLALLEPILMTALIAWICLTLHRGLEATRLSRFLLDLPGGAKPAQARPAATPVAATPEPAATPAGVGAHHAAPHPAAYANTARPAGGVPTAQAATWPTVTEQAAASLPVTQWPTRNGATWNPDPAATHHYHPQCHRQDAHTGHPPQVPPTQPGHPASSPSSGYQNPDAQATLPYEAYLSALPPSGPRPGAPTAQPYPAQHGPSTPAAPHHGPDATGHRVWPSSPGGHESTSQPSSGPWFDPPRAAQGTSWAPGTADGHAADTAALGHRDPSEAEWPWARDPDRTWPMRPSRRPNDPRS, from the coding sequence GTGTCGGCCGCTCGCGCCGAACGTGTCCGCTGGGCGGACACCGCGAAGGGCCTGTGCATCCTGCTCGTGGTCCTGTGGCATGTCGTGGCCAAGCAGTACCTGCGGCTGGAGTGGCCGGAAGGGCTGCGTATCCCCGGCGTGTGGGGCACCCTGTGCGAGCTGCTGCTGCCGCTGCGCATGCCGCTGTTCTTCACCATCTCCGGCATGTTCGCGCTGGGCGCGGTGCACCGGCCGTGGCGGATCTCGGCCCGGTCGCGGGTGGCGAAGTTCCTCTACCTGTACGTGGTGTGGCTGCTCATCCACACCGCCCTGCTGAGCCTCGCCCCGGACTTCCCCACCGACCGCGCGACGAGCCCGCTCGGGCTGCTCGAGCAGCTCACGATCACGCCGTCCAATCTTTGGTACCTGTACGCGCTGGCGCTGTACTTCGTGATCGCCAAGGTGACGTGGCGGCTCCCCCGGTTCGTCGTACTGGGCGCCGCCTTCGCCCTGTCGGTCGCCGCCGCGTCGGAGCTCGTGCCCGTCCCCGGCAACCGGGCCGGCCTGCTGCAGAACCTGGTGTTCTTCCTGCTCGGCCTGTACTTCCGCCAGTACGTCGAGCGGCTCGCGGAGGGCGTGAACTGGCCGCGGTTCGCCCTCGCCACCGGCGTGTACGGCGGCCTGCTCGTGGTCATGGTCGTCACCGGGACGCAGGACGTCCCCGGGGTGTGGCCGGTGGTCTGCGTGGCCGCGGCGGCCTTCGGCGTGACCGGCTCGGCGATGCTGGCCCGGTGGGACCGGATCGCCACCCCGCTCATCGGCATCGGCCGCCGCACGCTGCCGATCTACGTCATCCACATGCCGCTGCTCGCGCTGCTCGACCTGGCGCTCGCCCGGCCGCTCTCCGCGCTGGCCGCGACGCCCTTCGGGCTCCCGCTCGCCCTCCTCGAGCCGATCCTGATGACCGCGCTCATCGCCTGGATCTGCCTCACCCTGCACCGCGGTCTGGAGGCGACGCGGCTCAGCCGGTTCCTGCTCGACCTGCCGGGCGGCGCCAAGCCCGCCCAGGCACGGCCGGCGGCCACGCCCGTCGCCGCCACGCCGGAGCCCGCCGCCACGCCGGCCGGGGTCGGCGCCCACCACGCGGCGCCCCACCCCGCGGCCTACGCCAACACGGCCCGGCCCGCCGGGGGCGTCCCCACCGCCCAGGCGGCCACATGGCCGACCGTGACCGAGCAGGCCGCCGCGTCGCTCCCCGTCACGCAGTGGCCCACCCGGAACGGGGCCACCTGGAACCCGGACCCGGCCGCCACGCACCACTACCACCCGCAGTGCCACCGGCAGGACGCACACACCGGCCACCCGCCCCAGGTGCCGCCCACGCAGCCCGGTCACCCGGCGAGCTCCCCCTCCTCCGGCTACCAGAACCCGGACGCCCAGGCCACCCTGCCGTACGAGGCCTACCTGTCCGCGCTCCCGCCCTCCGGCCCGCGGCCCGGCGCGCCCACCGCGCAGCCGTACCCGGCACAGCACGGGCCGTCGACCCCGGCCGCCCCGCACCACGGGCCGGACGCGACCGGGCACCGCGTCTGGCCGTCGTCCCCCGGTGGCCACGAATCAACGTCCCAGCCGTCCTCCGGCCCCTGGTTCGACCCCCCGCGGGCCGCACAGGGCACCTCCTGGGCGCCGGGTACGGCCGACGGCCACGCCGCGGACACCGCCGCCCTCGGCCACCGGGATCCGTCCGAAGCGGAATGGCCCTGGGCGCGGGATCCCGACCGGACGTGGCCCATGCGCCCGAGCCGTCGCCCGAACGATCCGCGCTCCTGA